A region from the Triticum aestivum cultivar Chinese Spring chromosome 3D, IWGSC CS RefSeq v2.1, whole genome shotgun sequence genome encodes:
- the LOC123078453 gene encoding uncharacterized protein, with protein sequence MTGRGGDAALRQRIRRRQGGGRCATETKEEKIERRGGEAREREGLASRPRRGRDQRRPCSGLRWCSRRGPADSRRIRWKMAHRRRIWKEVSQSSEHDGCGRGMASGTAAARRWERKGKTGGRRWEAGGREGSGEVGWWCLRAGCPSTPAPWPYHLKMWGVPGVLDTAFEEHGDCQCLEAKPFGVTVMPVLSCHFRSSQLDGKYQAAAQPNPDNKC encoded by the exons ATGACAGGGAGGGGCGGCGACGCTGCGCTCAGGCAGCGCATCAGGCGGCGGCAGGGAGGCGGGAGGTGCGCGACGGAGACGAAGGAGGAGAAAATAGAGAGGCGTGGAGGAGAGGCGCGCGAGCGGGAAGGGCTGGCGAGTCGACCACGACGCGGACGAGACCAGCGGCGGCCTTGCAGCGGCTTGCGGTGGTGCAGTCGGCGAGGACCTGCCGATTCTCGCCGGATCCGGTGGAAAATGGCGCATAGGAGGCGGATCTGGAAGGAAGTCAGCCAGAGCTCAGAGCACGATGGCTGCGGGCGCGGCATGGCTTCGGGTACTGCTGCTGCTCGGCGGTGGGAGAGAAAAGGGAAGACGGGAGGAAGGAGATGGGAGGCCGGAGGGAGAGAAGGGAGCGGTGAGGTAGGGTGGTGGTGCTTGCGGGCGGGATGTCCCTCGACGCCGGCACCGTGGCCATACCATCTGAAGATGTGGGGAGTCCCTGGAGTCCTGGACACTGCCTTTGAGGAGCACGGCGACTGCCAGTGCCTGGAGGCCAAGCCATTCGGTGTGACCGTCATGCCCGTACTTTCCTGCCACTTCCGGTCTTCCCAACTCGACGGCAAGTACCAAGCAGCAGCTCAGCCAAACCCCG ACAACAAGTGCTGA